In Paralcaligenes sp. KSB-10, the following are encoded in one genomic region:
- a CDS encoding zinc-binding alcohol dehydrogenase family protein, whose protein sequence is MKAIGFYKNHPVDHPDSLVDVDIEVPELGDFDLLVEVKAVSVNPVDTKIRMGGTIPPDRPRIIGWDAAGIVRKVGAKSTRFAPGDRVWYAGDINRPGSNSELQTVDERIVGLMPVSLDFAEAASLPLTAITAWELLFDRLQAHAADPTEHNVLLVTGAAGGVGSILTQLARRLTGLTVIGTASRPETRDWVLQHGAHYVIDHHQPWVPQLAELGIKEVSHVVGLNYSARYIAQIAEAMRPEGQFALIDDAENLDIGPFKAKSISIHWELMYTRPIFKTRTIERQHALLNRLAQLVDAGDIKHTLTKRITGFNALTLRDAHRLVEAGDMIGKVVVTRE, encoded by the coding sequence ATGAAAGCAATCGGTTTTTATAAGAATCACCCTGTGGACCACCCTGATTCACTTGTCGATGTCGATATTGAGGTGCCAGAGTTAGGCGACTTCGATCTGCTAGTCGAGGTCAAGGCGGTTTCCGTCAATCCCGTCGATACGAAAATTCGCATGGGAGGCACAATCCCGCCGGATCGACCACGAATTATTGGATGGGACGCTGCCGGCATCGTTCGAAAGGTCGGCGCTAAATCGACTCGATTTGCCCCCGGCGATCGCGTCTGGTATGCGGGCGACATTAACCGGCCGGGCAGCAACTCCGAACTGCAGACTGTCGACGAACGCATTGTTGGACTAATGCCTGTCTCGCTCGACTTCGCCGAAGCTGCATCGTTACCGCTGACAGCGATTACTGCTTGGGAATTGCTGTTTGATCGACTTCAGGCACATGCAGCAGACCCAACCGAGCACAATGTATTGCTCGTAACGGGTGCCGCTGGCGGTGTCGGCTCAATCCTGACGCAACTCGCACGACGTCTAACAGGGTTGACTGTTATCGGTACGGCATCAAGACCGGAAACGCGTGACTGGGTGTTGCAGCACGGTGCTCACTATGTGATCGATCATCATCAGCCTTGGGTACCTCAGCTTGCCGAGTTAGGTATTAAAGAAGTCTCGCACGTTGTAGGGCTCAACTACAGCGCAAGATACATCGCACAGATCGCTGAAGCAATGCGACCAGAGGGGCAATTTGCGTTAATAGATGATGCGGAGAATCTCGACATCGGACCATTCAAAGCAAAATCCATTTCCATTCATTGGGAGTTGATGTACACGCGTCCAATCTTTAAGACCCGCACCATCGAGCGGCAGCACGCACTGCTAAACCGATTAGCTCAACTAGTGGATGCGGGCGACATCAAACATACATTAACGAAACGTATAACCGGTTTCAATGCATTGACGCTACGCGACGCCCATCGTTTGGTGGAGGCCGGCGACATGATCGGTAAGGTTGTCGTTACCAGAGAGTGA
- a CDS encoding SDR family oxidoreductase, with the protein MSDVRPPRQVRDHPLAPSGIRVNVVSPGIISTPGSYEFSKTIPGFSPDDWLRNIPLGCIGATEDIAEVVALLVAIVHPPHAQLVEATSLSGNDNLTDHVAGLHQTMGVA; encoded by the coding sequence GTGAGCGATGTACGGCCGCCGCGGCAAGTTCGTGATCACCCACTCGCGCCGAGCGGCATCCGTGTGAATGTCGTATCGCCCGGCATCATCTCGACGCCGGGTTCCTACGAGTTTAGCAAAACGATTCCGGGATTTTCCCCTGATGATTGGCTCCGGAATATTCCGTTGGGTTGCATCGGCGCCACCGAAGACATCGCTGAGGTCGTCGCACTGCTCGTGGCGATTGTTCACCCGCCTCATGCGCAGCTCGTCGAAGCCACGTCACTCTCTGGTAACGACAACCTTACCGATCATGTCGCCGGCCTCCACCAAACGATGGGCGTCGCGTAG
- a CDS encoding NADPH-dependent F420 reductase has translation MSYAIIGFGKIGQALARAFARKNIEIAVASRRPPEALMPEAQAIGSTVIPKTLQEAIKAELIFLAVPFGEHREVAQNLASWQGRTIVDAMNGFGVSSAVAAKAFPGARFVKGFNHLLAGTLATDPHVNGGRRVVFLSGDDEGAAASVAAVAEQLGFAPVNLGKLEEGGALVQAREDKSWGPLIFQDLFKKEP, from the coding sequence ATGAGCTATGCAATTATTGGCTTCGGCAAGATCGGCCAGGCTCTCGCCCGCGCCTTTGCCCGCAAGAACATCGAAATCGCCGTCGCCAGCCGGCGACCGCCCGAAGCGTTGATGCCGGAGGCACAGGCGATCGGGTCCACGGTCATCCCCAAGACGCTGCAGGAAGCAATCAAGGCCGAGTTGATTTTTCTGGCGGTCCCCTTCGGGGAACATCGCGAGGTCGCCCAAAATCTGGCGAGCTGGCAGGGCAGGACAATTGTCGACGCGATGAATGGTTTTGGCGTCTCCTCTGCCGTGGCCGCCAAAGCCTTCCCCGGTGCCCGGTTCGTGAAGGGCTTCAACCATCTCCTCGCCGGCACCCTGGCTACCGACCCGCACGTCAATGGCGGTCGGCGGGTCGTGTTCCTGTCGGGCGACGACGAAGGTGCTGCAGCGTCGGTGGCGGCGGTTGCCGAACAACTCGGTTTCGCGCCCGTCAATCTCGGGAAGCTCGAAGAGGGTGGCGCGCTTGTGCAGGCGCGCGAGGACAAGAGCTGGGGGCCTTTGATCTTCCAGGACTTATTCAAGAAGGAGCCGTGA
- a CDS encoding LysR family transcriptional regulator, with translation MLDNVTINQLRAFVAVCDQGSFSGAARKLRRAQSAISHAIKALESAFDVELFERNTRKAQLTAAGRSLLPDARAVISRTEEMKNRAGSIARTGAPQVSIAIDTYFPRAHLIDCLRTLQEEFHTAAIDLRITSMQGGENLVLQKMCALAVTIENVTEVNPDAMERRWLCEAKMVTVCAPSHPLASTPKPIPMDEFGGHIQIVVTDNQPGAEKTQQGVAGKRQWLVNDLGAKRDLLKAGLGWGHLPRHLVGEDLASGQLVELERRAWHIGSLTFMISQRRGYDLSPCESRLVELLGEPQCIPKKTRRRSVSGKGAKA, from the coding sequence ATGCTCGACAATGTCACCATCAACCAACTGCGCGCGTTCGTTGCGGTATGCGATCAGGGAAGCTTTTCGGGTGCGGCGCGGAAGCTCAGACGCGCACAGTCAGCCATCAGCCACGCGATCAAGGCGCTGGAAAGCGCGTTTGATGTCGAGTTGTTCGAGCGAAATACACGAAAGGCGCAGCTCACCGCGGCGGGGCGCAGCCTCTTGCCGGACGCGCGGGCGGTAATCTCACGCACGGAAGAAATGAAGAACCGCGCCGGCTCGATCGCCAGAACCGGGGCGCCACAGGTTTCGATTGCGATCGATACCTACTTCCCGCGCGCCCACCTGATCGACTGTTTGCGGACGCTGCAAGAAGAGTTCCACACTGCAGCGATCGACCTGCGAATCACGAGCATGCAGGGCGGCGAGAACCTGGTGCTCCAAAAGATGTGTGCCCTTGCCGTCACGATCGAGAACGTGACGGAGGTGAACCCGGATGCCATGGAACGCCGTTGGCTGTGTGAGGCGAAGATGGTGACGGTATGTGCGCCATCCCATCCACTCGCTTCGACACCGAAACCCATCCCGATGGACGAGTTTGGTGGACATATTCAGATCGTAGTGACGGACAACCAGCCGGGAGCGGAAAAGACCCAACAGGGAGTCGCCGGCAAGCGCCAGTGGCTGGTCAATGATCTCGGTGCCAAGCGTGATCTTCTCAAGGCCGGTCTCGGCTGGGGACACTTGCCGCGGCACCTCGTTGGCGAGGATCTGGCGAGCGGACAGCTCGTGGAACTTGAACGCCGCGCCTGGCACATCGGTTCGCTCACGTTCATGATCTCGCAACGACGGGGGTATGACCTCTCCCCATGCGAGTCGCGGCTGGTCGAGCTCCTTGGCGAACCTCAGTGCATCCCAAAGAAAACCAGGCGGCGCTCCGTCTCAGGCAAAGGCGCAAAAGCCTGA
- the purU gene encoding formyltetrahydrofolate deformylase yields MCKKFVLLLSCLDRPGIVHAVAGFLADRGCNILDSAQFGDVSNNRFFIRVCFSSTHSRERLAGEFTELADAFAMQWSLNDTTIRPGVVIMVSKFGHCLNDLLFRHGSGLLHVDIRAIVSNHPDFYSLATSYNIPFHCFPLDPGKKAEQEDRVLDVIESTKSDFVVLARYMQILSDNFCSKLVGRAINIHHSFLPGFKGARPYHQAYERGVKVIGATAHYVTAELDEGPIIGQEVIRVDHAFDPETLANIGRDAECIALAHAVKWHAEHRIILNGRKTVVFR; encoded by the coding sequence GTGTGTAAAAAATTTGTTTTGCTCTTATCGTGCCTGGATCGCCCCGGCATCGTTCATGCTGTCGCTGGATTCCTGGCTGATCGTGGTTGCAATATTCTCGACAGTGCCCAGTTCGGCGATGTAAGCAACAACCGGTTTTTCATTCGGGTATGTTTTTCCAGTACGCATAGCCGTGAACGACTTGCCGGCGAGTTCACGGAACTGGCGGATGCCTTTGCGATGCAGTGGAGCCTGAACGATACGACCATCAGGCCGGGTGTTGTGATCATGGTGTCGAAGTTCGGACATTGCCTGAACGATTTATTGTTTCGGCATGGTTCCGGATTGCTGCACGTTGATATCCGCGCCATTGTCTCGAACCATCCCGATTTTTATTCGCTCGCTACCTCGTACAACATACCTTTCCATTGTTTTCCTCTGGATCCGGGCAAGAAGGCCGAGCAAGAGGATAGGGTGCTCGATGTCATCGAGTCGACGAAGTCGGACTTTGTGGTGCTTGCGCGCTATATGCAGATTCTCTCTGACAATTTCTGCAGCAAGCTTGTAGGGCGTGCGATCAACATTCACCATTCGTTCCTGCCTGGGTTCAAGGGAGCCAGGCCCTACCATCAGGCATACGAGCGCGGGGTAAAAGTGATCGGCGCGACCGCGCACTACGTAACGGCCGAACTCGATGAAGGGCCGATAATCGGACAGGAGGTAATCCGCGTCGACCATGCCTTCGACCCCGAAACACTCGCCAACATCGGACGGGACGCCGAATGCATTGCCCTGGCGCATGCTGTCAAGTGGCATGCCGAGCATAGAATCATTCTGAACGGCCGCAAGACCGTTGTGTTCCGCTAG
- a CDS encoding sarcosine oxidase subunit gamma: protein MVDHPLQYQSALADSPVVGELPVRKHRMGLSELPVDCVLVAAYAGSPDIAPSIARIAGVAAPGAPGLASIAGPVSMLPIAPNTWQIATTPNTGTAIALALKSELGSLAAVTDLSFGRIVAIALRGDDSHLVLEKGIGIDFSDAAFAAGRVVATGLHAVHVLIVKTTPGSFHILVPRSFALSILEWLVDAIEEFKV, encoded by the coding sequence ATGGTTGATCATCCTCTTCAATACCAAAGCGCGCTGGCGGATTCGCCAGTCGTCGGAGAGCTTCCCGTGCGTAAGCATCGCATGGGGCTGTCAGAGCTCCCGGTCGATTGCGTGCTGGTTGCCGCCTATGCCGGGTCGCCCGACATCGCGCCGAGCATCGCGCGCATTGCCGGCGTCGCGGCGCCTGGCGCGCCCGGACTGGCTTCAATAGCCGGGCCTGTTTCAATGCTGCCGATTGCGCCCAATACCTGGCAAATCGCGACAACGCCCAATACCGGCACCGCGATTGCTCTTGCACTGAAAAGCGAACTGGGCAGCCTGGCTGCGGTAACTGATCTTTCCTTTGGCCGAATCGTTGCGATCGCGCTTCGCGGCGACGATTCCCATCTTGTGCTCGAGAAAGGGATAGGCATCGACTTCTCTGACGCGGCTTTTGCGGCAGGACGTGTCGTTGCGACAGGGCTGCATGCGGTGCACGTGCTGATCGTCAAAACCACGCCGGGCAGCTTCCACATATTGGTGCCGCGCAGCTTTGCGCTCAGCATCCTGGAATGGCTTGTCGATGCCATCGAAGAATTCAAGGTCTGA
- a CDS encoding sarcosine oxidase subunit alpha family protein — protein MKQAFRLKQGGLVDRSKTISFLFDGVRYEGHPGDTLAAALMANGVKLVGRSFKYHRPRGIVAAGVEEPNALVRLRSGARAEPNTRATAIELYEGLVAESQNRWPSLKLDLMAINNLLSPLFPAGFYYKTFMWPARLWPSYERVIRNAAGMGVATRQDDPDHYEKRFACCDVLVVGAGAAGLAAAGVAMRAGAKVFLVDENASLGGSLLSQGTHIDNIPAPQWARDTAASLSASSRVTVLPRTTAFGYYDHNMVSLIERVADHVAVPEPQQPRQRLWQIRAKRVVLATGAIERPLVFGNNDLPGVMLASAIRTYANHYGVAAGRRIVLFVNNNSAYPAAFDLARLGIDVVAIVDVRRTIPAAIAEQVRSLGIALHQESIVLRALGRGCVKGAEIALRDGSRRTRIACDVIGTAGGWAPSLHLHSQSGGKAVYDERIATFIPGPCKQAAISAGAARGVFQLREVLRDGAAAATSACADLGLKQQAPDMIVGGDEPDLDIEAFWLAPQPMGVKAKQFVDLQDDVTVNDVALAARENFRSVEHLKRYTTLGMGTDQGKTSNINGLALMALARQEPIPVVGTTTFRPPYTPVTLGAFVGRQIGKGFSATRISPMHQWHLDNGAVMASAGQWLRPKTYVGPGETYAQAWRRETLAVRRGVGIADVSTLGKIDVQGPDAAIFLDLVYSNRFSTLKPGRARYGLMLRDDGIVLDDGTTSRFAEDRFFMTTTTAHAGKVLAGLEFLLATAYQKLRVRVTSLTDQYAQIALAGPKSRAVLEALLPGVDVSDAVLPHMGVLETSLAHIPLNVFRLSYSGEMAYELNIPAGYGMALWMRLCEAGKPFGITPYGTEAMGVMRIEKGHVAGPEIDGRTTADDLGLGKLASKAEPFIGKPLMHREGLISPERPKLVGVMSTSPGAKIVAGSAIVQEPVAASVSLGWVSSSTYSPTLDTHIGIAFIKNGRALIGQKLTAWSPLHNYSCEVVVGEPVFYDPSGEKLHG, from the coding sequence ATGAAACAAGCCTTTCGCCTGAAGCAGGGCGGCCTGGTCGATCGCTCGAAGACCATTTCGTTTTTGTTCGATGGCGTGCGCTACGAAGGCCATCCGGGAGATACGCTGGCAGCCGCATTAATGGCCAATGGGGTAAAACTCGTAGGCCGCAGTTTCAAGTATCATCGTCCGCGCGGTATTGTCGCCGCCGGGGTTGAAGAGCCCAATGCGCTGGTGCGCTTGCGCAGCGGTGCGCGCGCCGAACCCAATACTCGCGCCACGGCCATTGAACTGTACGAAGGGCTCGTGGCGGAAAGCCAAAATCGTTGGCCTTCCTTGAAGTTGGACCTGATGGCCATCAACAACTTGCTGTCGCCCTTGTTTCCGGCCGGGTTTTATTACAAAACATTTATGTGGCCCGCACGGCTATGGCCAAGCTATGAGCGCGTGATTCGCAATGCGGCGGGAATGGGTGTGGCGACAAGGCAAGACGATCCGGACCATTACGAGAAACGCTTTGCCTGCTGCGACGTCCTTGTCGTGGGCGCCGGCGCAGCCGGCCTGGCGGCAGCTGGCGTAGCGATGCGAGCGGGGGCGAAGGTTTTTCTCGTCGATGAAAATGCAAGCCTGGGCGGCTCGCTGTTAAGCCAGGGTACGCATATCGACAATATTCCTGCGCCGCAGTGGGCGCGCGACACGGCTGCCAGCTTATCCGCCAGCAGCCGTGTCACTGTTTTGCCCCGCACCACGGCATTCGGGTATTACGACCACAATATGGTGTCGCTCATCGAGCGCGTGGCCGATCATGTTGCGGTACCCGAGCCGCAGCAGCCACGCCAGCGGCTATGGCAGATCCGCGCCAAACGCGTCGTGCTTGCCACCGGCGCGATTGAACGCCCGCTGGTTTTTGGAAACAACGATTTGCCGGGCGTAATGCTGGCATCCGCCATTCGCACCTATGCCAACCATTATGGCGTGGCGGCAGGCCGGCGCATTGTGCTGTTCGTTAACAATAACAGTGCCTATCCGGCCGCATTCGACCTTGCCAGGCTCGGCATCGACGTTGTAGCCATTGTCGATGTGCGGCGCACGATCCCGGCGGCGATTGCGGAACAAGTCCGATCCTTGGGCATCGCCTTGCACCAGGAATCCATCGTGTTGCGGGCTCTGGGCCGCGGCTGCGTCAAAGGCGCCGAAATCGCTTTGCGGGACGGCAGCCGCAGAACACGCATCGCATGCGATGTCATCGGCACGGCCGGCGGTTGGGCTCCTTCCTTGCACCTGCACTCGCAATCGGGCGGCAAGGCCGTCTACGATGAGCGCATTGCCACCTTCATTCCCGGACCGTGCAAGCAGGCGGCCATTTCCGCTGGCGCCGCACGCGGCGTATTTCAATTGCGCGAAGTGTTGAGGGACGGTGCCGCGGCGGCGACGTCGGCGTGCGCGGATCTGGGACTGAAACAGCAAGCGCCAGACATGATCGTGGGGGGTGACGAGCCTGACCTGGATATCGAGGCTTTTTGGCTTGCGCCGCAACCCATGGGAGTCAAGGCGAAGCAATTCGTCGATCTCCAGGACGACGTAACCGTGAACGACGTTGCGCTGGCCGCTCGTGAAAATTTCCGCTCGGTGGAGCATCTGAAACGTTACACGACGCTGGGCATGGGTACCGATCAGGGGAAGACCAGCAACATCAATGGGCTTGCTCTGATGGCGCTTGCACGGCAAGAGCCGATTCCGGTCGTTGGGACCACCACTTTCCGGCCTCCCTACACGCCGGTGACGCTCGGTGCGTTTGTGGGCCGCCAGATAGGTAAAGGTTTTTCCGCCACACGGATCTCTCCCATGCACCAGTGGCACCTGGACAACGGCGCAGTCATGGCATCGGCGGGACAATGGCTGAGGCCCAAGACCTATGTCGGCCCGGGTGAAACCTATGCGCAAGCATGGCGGCGTGAAACGCTTGCCGTACGCCGCGGAGTGGGAATCGCCGATGTTTCCACACTGGGGAAAATCGACGTCCAGGGGCCGGATGCGGCAATATTCCTTGACCTGGTGTACAGCAACCGGTTTTCTACCCTGAAGCCTGGCCGCGCGCGTTATGGATTGATGCTGCGCGACGATGGCATCGTACTGGATGATGGCACCACATCGCGGTTCGCGGAAGACCGGTTTTTCATGACCACCACCACGGCCCATGCGGGCAAAGTATTGGCTGGCCTGGAGTTCCTGCTTGCCACGGCTTATCAAAAATTACGCGTGCGAGTGACGTCGCTCACGGATCAGTATGCACAAATCGCACTGGCCGGCCCCAAGAGTCGAGCTGTCCTGGAGGCATTGCTTCCCGGTGTCGATGTGTCGGATGCGGTGTTGCCGCACATGGGCGTGCTGGAAACGAGCCTGGCCCATATACCACTGAATGTATTTCGTCTGAGCTACTCGGGCGAAATGGCATATGAACTGAACATTCCGGCGGGATATGGAATGGCGCTTTGGATGCGGCTGTGCGAAGCGGGAAAGCCGTTTGGAATTACGCCCTACGGCACGGAAGCGATGGGGGTCATGCGGATCGAGAAAGGCCACGTGGCGGGGCCGGAGATCGATGGAAGAACGACGGCCGACGACCTGGGTCTGGGTAAATTGGCAAGCAAGGCCGAGCCCTTTATCGGTAAGCCGCTGATGCATCGCGAAGGCCTGATATCGCCGGAACGGCCGAAGCTGGTTGGTGTAATGTCAACGTCGCCAGGCGCAAAAATCGTTGCCGGATCGGCTATCGTCCAGGAGCCTGTGGCCGCATCGGTGTCGCTAGGCTGGGTCTCGTCGTCTACGTATAGCCCAACGCTGGATACGCATATCGGGATTGCGTTCATCAAGAATGGCCGCGCGCTTATAGGCCAGAAGTTGACCGCATGGTCGCCCCTGCACAACTACTCATGTGAAGTGGTGGTGGGTGAGCCGGTGTTCTACGATCCTTCCGGGGAAAAACTTCATGGTTGA
- a CDS encoding sarcosine oxidase subunit delta — translation MLLINCPFCGPRNHTEFDYGSDASVLRPADDAPESEWFAYVYLRSNPKGAHTEYWQHALGCRSWIKVKRDTLTHDIAGVSLANALAQREQQ, via the coding sequence ATGCTTCTCATCAACTGCCCATTTTGCGGGCCGCGTAACCACACCGAATTCGACTATGGCTCGGATGCTTCCGTATTGCGCCCGGCCGACGACGCGCCCGAGTCCGAGTGGTTTGCCTATGTTTATCTGCGCAGCAATCCCAAGGGCGCGCATACGGAATATTGGCAACATGCCTTGGGCTGCCGCAGTTGGATAAAGGTCAAGCGCGATACGCTTACCCATGATATTGCCGGCGTCTCACTGGCAAATGCTCTTGCTCAACGGGAGCAGCAATGA
- a CDS encoding sarcosine oxidase subunit beta family protein translates to MKYSFLSLARNAFSHHRGWMPAWDSPVPKRHYDVIIVGGGGHGLATAYYLAKLHGVKNIAVVEKGWIGGGNTGRNTTLIRSNYLLDTNARFYDWSLKLWETMSQELNYNVMFSQRGVLNLAHTDAQQDAYIRRGNAMRINGIDAEWLDHKQVEEMVPLLDSSERPRYPVIGGLLQKRGGVARHDAVAWGYARAANALGVDILQNCECIAIKQESGKVRGIETNQGFIGAGQVGIAVAGHTSQLARMAGFTLPIESHLLQAFVSEPVKPIINTVVTYGAGHFYMSQSDKGELVMGGDLDFYNSYAQRGNMPVLEHATACAMQMFPFISRLRMMRHWGGIMDMTMDGSPIISKTPLQNFYIDGGWCYGGFKATPASGWVFAHTIAHDEPHELNRGFNMDRFEHGRTIDEKGSGPIPNAQ, encoded by the coding sequence GGCACTACGATGTCATCATCGTTGGGGGAGGAGGGCATGGCCTTGCGACAGCCTATTATCTTGCCAAGCTTCATGGCGTGAAAAATATCGCGGTAGTGGAAAAAGGCTGGATCGGGGGTGGCAATACGGGCCGCAACACGACACTGATTCGTTCCAACTACCTGCTCGATACCAACGCGCGATTCTATGACTGGTCGCTCAAGCTGTGGGAGACGATGAGCCAGGAGCTCAATTACAACGTGATGTTCAGCCAGCGCGGCGTTCTCAATCTCGCGCATACCGATGCGCAGCAAGACGCTTATATTCGCCGCGGCAACGCAATGCGCATTAACGGAATCGATGCGGAATGGCTCGATCACAAGCAAGTCGAAGAAATGGTCCCGCTGCTCGACAGTAGCGAGCGGCCTCGTTACCCCGTTATCGGCGGCCTATTGCAAAAACGCGGCGGCGTTGCTCGTCATGATGCGGTAGCGTGGGGTTACGCGCGTGCGGCCAATGCGCTCGGTGTCGATATCCTGCAAAACTGTGAATGTATTGCGATCAAGCAGGAAAGCGGCAAGGTCAGGGGAATAGAGACGAATCAAGGTTTCATCGGAGCCGGCCAAGTAGGTATCGCCGTAGCCGGTCATACCAGTCAGTTGGCCAGGATGGCCGGCTTCACCCTGCCGATTGAAAGCCATTTGCTGCAAGCGTTCGTAAGCGAGCCGGTCAAACCGATCATCAATACGGTCGTGACCTACGGTGCGGGTCATTTCTACATGAGCCAATCCGACAAAGGCGAGTTGGTCATGGGCGGCGATCTGGATTTTTATAACAGTTATGCCCAAAGGGGGAACATGCCGGTTCTCGAGCATGCGACAGCTTGCGCAATGCAAATGTTTCCATTCATCAGTCGTCTACGAATGATGCGGCATTGGGGGGGCATCATGGATATGACGATGGACGGCAGTCCAATCATCAGCAAAACACCATTGCAGAATTTTTACATCGATGGCGGCTGGTGTTACGGCGGCTTCAAGGCAACCCCGGCTTCCGGATGGGTGTTCGCCCACACGATTGCTCACGACGAGCCGCACGAACTCAATCGAGGCTTCAACATGGACCGATTCGAGCACGGCCGCACTATCGACGAAAAGGGCAGCGGCCCAATCCCCAACGCACAGTAA